Part of the Phycisphaerae bacterium genome, AACGTGAGTTCATCATTCGACTCTACAACTGCTACAGTTTCCTCGTGATTTACGCGAACATCGACAAGTGGACGCCGGCGGACCGACGCGCCGACGATGGCGCGGCCACGCTTAACCCGCTGGATCGCTGGATCCGCAGCGAACTCGCCAGTACGGCCATTCGCGTCTATGACTGCATGGAATCCTACGACAACTTCAATGCGGCCCGCACACTCAGCGCATTCGTCGATGCGCTGTCGAACTGGTACGTCCGACGCAGTCGTGATCGATTCTGGAAAAGCGAAATGGATTCGGACAAGCGTGCTGCATATGAGACGCTGCACCACTGCCTGGTTTCGACGGCCAAGCTCATCGCCCCGTTCACACCATTCATCGCCGAGTCCATGTACCAGAACCTTGTGCGATCCCACGATCAGGCGGCGCCGATCAGCGTGCACCTGTGCGACTATCCGGTCACGGCAGATACGAGGGAGTCCGTCGAGAAGGTGGTTGATGTCCGCCTGAACGAGGAGATCGAATGGGTCCGACAGCTAGTGTCGTGCGGCCGCGCGGCACGCTCCGCGGCGAAGCTGCGTGTGCGTCAACCGCTCGGATCGATCGAATTGTTTCACCGCCAGGCCGAGGTGATCAGGCGTTATGAGGAGATCATCCGCGACGAGCTGAACGTGAAGCGTATCGAATTTGTCACGCATGCCGAGATCGACAAGTGCGTTCACTACGAGGTCAAGCCGAATTTTCAGATCATCGGACCCAAGCATGGACCGCTCGCGCCGAAGATCAAGGCCGCATTGGCAAAGCACCCGACGCCCTATGAGATCGTCCGGCAGATTGAAGCGGAAGGTTCATACCATATGAACATCGACGGGCAGGATGTTGAACTGACGCCGGATGTTCTGTTCATCGAACTCCACGCACGGGACGGCTATGCAGCGGAGCGCATTCCCGGATGCGGCATCATCGTTCTCGACACGCATATCACGACAGAGCTGCGCGACGAGGGTTACGTCCGAGATCTGGTCAACCAGATTCAGCAGGCCCGCAAGGGCCTTGATCTGCGCTATGAGCAGCGGATCCAACTGGCCATCGTCGGCGACGGGGAAGTCAGCCGCATCGTTCATGCGCACGCGGCGTATATCACCGCCGAGACGCTTGCGGACTCGATTGTGGATCAACGTCTTACAGGTGTCGAACCCGTGACAGTTGACCTCGACGGCCGCACTGCCGAGATTTACGTGAAGCCAGTTTAAGTGTTGAACCACAGCGGGAGGCCTGTGCGTCGTCGGTGGCAACTTGGTCCATTCACAAGTTGCATCGTCGACGCCAGATTCCTGATGAGGATGATCCTAAGTAGACCTTCAACCCCCACGAGAGCGCGGAATGCCCAAATCGAAAAAAACCCCCAGACCACAGTACACTGCTCGAACGGCTGATAAGCAGATACTCTACCAAAATTCAGTGCAATCGCCCGAGGCAGAGGTTTCGTTTTGTAGGCGCGTTTACAAGAAACGATACGGCGTGGAACCAACGCATTTCCGGGAAGACTTCTGCGGAACCTTTCTGATCAGTTGTGACTGGGTCAAGCGTGGATCGGGCAACCACGCATGGGGCATCGATCTGTGCAGCGACACGATCGACTGGGGTCGCAGGAACAATCTGGTCAGGCTGAAACCCGGACAGCGGGAGCGCGTCCATCTGCTCAACCGGAATGTGCTGGATGTGGTCGATCCGAAGATGCATGTCATCGGCGCGTTCAATTTCAGCTACTTCATCTTCAAAAAGCGCGACGAACTCGTTTCCTATTTCTCAAGAGTTCGAAAGTCGCTCCACAGAAACGGGCTGTTTGTCACTGATGCTTATGGCGGTTTCGACGCACAGAAGCCGATGCAGGAAAGGCGAAAGTGCGGCGGCTTCACCTATGTATGGGATCAGGCACTCTATGATCCGATTACCGATGATACGCTGTGCCATATTCATTTCGAATTTCCCGACGGCACGAAGTTGCGCAAGGCATTTACCTACGATTGGCGATTGTGGACGCTCGGCGGAATACGTGATGCCATGCTCAGCGCGGGTTTTCGTGAGACTGAAGTCTACTGGGAAGGTACATTGGAGAACGGAGAAGGGGACGGAGTTTTCCGCAAGACGATTAAGACTCAGAACTGCGCGGCATGGACGGCCTATGTGCTCGGTTATCCGTGAAGATGCGTTCGACATGATGACTCAGGGCGCCGACGATAGCCCGCGATGTATCATCGGCGCGTGAGCGGGAATGCGATCGTGTTGCACACGCTGCAATCGCCACCCATAATGATTTCATGGGTGACGCAGACGTGAAATTCGCCGAGGGCGCGGCACAAGCGTCCAAGCCAACAAGGCGCCAGCGCGTGATCAAGTTCGCAAAACGACTCGCGGTTCTTTATTTATGCTGGTGCCTTCTGCTCATCGTGGGTCAGCGATGGCTGGTTTTCCCGGATTTCGCATCGCCTGAGCCGAGCGTCGAAGAGAAGTATGACAACTCCACGGTGGTGCTCAATCGCGACCTTGGCGACGGCGATCAGGTCGTAGCCTGGTTTGTTCCATGCCCTGCCGCGAGAAAAGGAATCGCCTCGCCACTCGTGGTTTATTTTCATGGCAACGCTGAAATCATTGATAGCCAAAGATTTGCGATCGAGCTTTACCGAGCGATAGGATGCTCCGTCCTGCTGCCGGAGTATCGCGGCTACGGACGGTCGGCCGGTCAGCCCAGCGAGGCGGCCATCGTCGACGATGCAGTCTTTTTCGTGAATGAGGCACTCAAGCGTCCGGAAGTTGATCCGAAGCGGGTTGTTTATCACGGACGTTCGCTGGGAGGCGGTGTCGCGGTTCAGACTGCCGCTCGCTTAAAGCCTCGTGCGTTGATCCTCGGCTCGACGTTTACCAGCCTTCGTCCATTCGCAAGACGCTATCTGGCACCGGCTTTTCTTTTGCGCAGTCCTTTTGACACTGACCAAGTACTTCCCATGTTTGATATTCCAATTCTGATTCATCACGGCACACGGGATAATATTGTTCCGGTCTGGCACGGCCGAGAGCTTCAGAGGATTGGCAGAGACGTCACGTACATCGAGTACGACTGCATGCACAACGATTTCCCGGGCGACGCGAACCTGGACCGCTACCCTCGCGAGATTGAGAAATTTCTCCAAAAGAACGGCATTATCCCATGAGCCGTCGTCAGCGAAGAAACGATTTGCGGCGCGGTCCCTTTCGGATCGCCGTGTTGATTTCCGGCAGCGGCACGGGCCTGCAGAACCTGATTGATCGTATCCGCGACGGAAGGCTTGCCGGCGTTGAAATACCGGTTGTGGTTTCATCGCGCTCAGATGTCGAAGGCGTGGCCCGCGCGGAGACGGCGGACCTGCCGGTCGATGTCATTCGGGTGAAGGACCACCCAGATATTGCCACGTTTTCCAATCATCTGACCTTGACGTTGGACGTGTATGACGTCGATCTGGTTGTGCAGGCCGGCTGGTTGTGCTATTGGATGGTGCCGGGGCGCTGGCTGGGGAAGGTAATCAATATTCATCCGTCCCTGCTGCCAAAATTTGGCGGCAAAGGATTTTATGGCCGGGCGGTTCATGAAGCGGTCCTGTCCGCCCACGAATCCGAATCCGGCTGCACGGTCCATTGGGTGAACAATGAATATGACGCCGGCGAAATCATCGCCCAGACGCGTTGCGCCGTCTCGCCCGACGATACGCCGGAAACGCTCGCTTCAAGGGTGTGTAAACTGGAGCATGAACTTCTGCCGCGAGTGATCGCTGACATCCGGGACGGAAAGGTGCCGCGTCCGCGTCAGCGCCGCGACCCGACCTAGCGGCTTCGGACCTAATCACCGGCCAAAGCCTCTTCAAAGAAACGCAGGACTCGACCGCGCGCCTCCTCGAAGCGGTCCAGCCACACCTGGTAGTGGTCCATGCCTTCGGCGATCCACAATTGCTTCGGCTCGGCGGCCGCCTCGAACAGCTCCCGCGCCATGCGCGCCGGTACGACGCGGTCCGCCGCCCCATGCATGATGAAGATCGGCGTCGGTGCAATGGCGGCGACATCATCGAGCGGATCGTGCTCGCCGCTGAGCACCAGTGGATACCACCAGCCGACAACCAGCGTCAGCGGGTGGGCCAGTACGTGATGCCTGGCGATATCTCGATAGCGCGTGAATGCACCGTCCACAACAAGTCCGCGTACGCGGCCCGGGTGACGAGCCGCGGTCACGATGGCCACGGCGCCACCGAGCGACTGACCCATCAGAAAAAGTCGTTCCGAATTCACTTCCGGGCGAGAAACCGCATAATCGATCGCCGCCTCGGCATCAAACACGGTCCCATTCCGCGTGACGGTACCGCTGCTTCGGCCATAGCCGCGATAGTCAAATACGAGCAGATGATATCCGGCGTCGGGCAGCCATCGCATGAATTCGAAATGACCGGTGATGTTGGCGGCGTTTCCGTGAAGATGCACGACGGTGCCTCGCGCGGGGCCACCACGAGCGGGTAGAAACCATCCGTGGAGCCGAACGCCGTCCGCCGCATCGAAGAAGACATCTTCGTATGCAAGATCGTGATCGGCCGGTGTGCCGCGAATTCTGGCATCGGGATAATAAAAGAGACGGTCACAGCCCCACATGGCGGTAATTCCCATCGCAAATAAAAGAAAACAGCCCGACGCATGAATGCATCGGGCTGTGATCGATGTACGAAGGTGCTGCCGCAACATACACTGCAGACAATCAGCGCTTGGAAAACTGGAAGCGCTTGCGGGCGCC contains:
- the purN gene encoding phosphoribosylglycinamide formyltransferase translates to MSRRQRRNDLRRGPFRIAVLISGSGTGLQNLIDRIRDGRLAGVEIPVVVSSRSDVEGVARAETADLPVDVIRVKDHPDIATFSNHLTLTLDVYDVDLVVQAGWLCYWMVPGRWLGKVINIHPSLLPKFGGKGFYGRAVHEAVLSAHESESGCTVHWVNNEYDAGEIIAQTRCAVSPDDTPETLASRVCKLEHELLPRVIADIRDGKVPRPRQRRDPT
- a CDS encoding alpha/beta hydrolase → MWGCDRLFYYPDARIRGTPADHDLAYEDVFFDAADGVRLHGWFLPARGGPARGTVVHLHGNAANITGHFEFMRWLPDAGYHLLVFDYRGYGRSSGTVTRNGTVFDAEAAIDYAVSRPEVNSERLFLMGQSLGGAVAIVTAARHPGRVRGLVVDGAFTRYRDIARHHVLAHPLTLVVGWWYPLVLSGEHDPLDDVAAIAPTPIFIMHGAADRVVPARMARELFEAAAEPKQLWIAEGMDHYQVWLDRFEEARGRVLRFFEEALAGD
- a CDS encoding alpha/beta hydrolase; protein product: MGDADVKFAEGAAQASKPTRRQRVIKFAKRLAVLYLCWCLLLIVGQRWLVFPDFASPEPSVEEKYDNSTVVLNRDLGDGDQVVAWFVPCPAARKGIASPLVVYFHGNAEIIDSQRFAIELYRAIGCSVLLPEYRGYGRSAGQPSEAAIVDDAVFFVNEALKRPEVDPKRVVYHGRSLGGGVAVQTAARLKPRALILGSTFTSLRPFARRYLAPAFLLRSPFDTDQVLPMFDIPILIHHGTRDNIVPVWHGRELQRIGRDVTYIEYDCMHNDFPGDANLDRYPREIEKFLQKNGIIP
- a CDS encoding class I SAM-dependent methyltransferase, giving the protein MPKSKKTPRPQYTARTADKQILYQNSVQSPEAEVSFCRRVYKKRYGVEPTHFREDFCGTFLISCDWVKRGSGNHAWGIDLCSDTIDWGRRNNLVRLKPGQRERVHLLNRNVLDVVDPKMHVIGAFNFSYFIFKKRDELVSYFSRVRKSLHRNGLFVTDAYGGFDAQKPMQERRKCGGFTYVWDQALYDPITDDTLCHIHFEFPDGTKLRKAFTYDWRLWTLGGIRDAMLSAGFRETEVYWEGTLENGEGDGVFRKTIKTQNCAAWTAYVLGYP